In Canis lupus dingo isolate Sandy chromosome 1, ASM325472v2, whole genome shotgun sequence, a single genomic region encodes these proteins:
- the GGN gene encoding gametogenetin isoform X1, translated as MGNVQSEPSAGGGSRKEQASDRSSDSRRTSLVEPEVTPSSPAMRLARGLGVWFPGSSAHPGILVPPEPQALELPSPATPLSEAAATAAIPTQPPPPVGPLLPAPSKWRKPMGTPVPRVRGLLEASHRGQGDPPSLRPLPPPPRQLPGEDPNSVPRAPSPTPPRLEPRKPPPPPPSDRQHPDHRITPALATGATPPAESQVGYCGQGQTAGGARRGALPQAGEGETARPAVSESGLSLLCKVTFKSGPMLAPPAASSSLAAASSSLAAKASLGGGGGLFAAAPGSISYAEVLKQGPLAPGAARPSGEVPRGTQEAEGGDGDGEGCSGPPSAPVSHARALPPPPYTTFPGSKPKFDWVSPPDVPERHFRFNGAGGGVGVPRRRAAALSGPWGSPPPPPGHTHPAPGPRRPAPALLAPPMFIFPAPTNGEQESPGPGRPQELPPPPPPPPPPPPPPAPPPTPQPRVLQSTPLPVARPPTPHPGHSKSALAPAPAPTLPLALAADQAPAPAPAPAPAPAPAMAPAPTPAPAPAPAQAPAPAQAPAPAQAPAPAPAPAPAPAPAPAPASAPAPAPAPAAAPAPAPTTAEPPLPAPAPIKARTRRSKGPRAARGATREDGAPGDGPRERTAATVTDSGDGGGGGGGAPPVGMVNAGTRRHWPPFQVLNSCPCKCYCRHQPRHRRLPRNVSAWLSTPTNHLSEPPWVATIKLAGSLVAGLEHYDLQATHSN; from the exons ATGGGGAACGTGCAGTCGGAGCCGTCCGCGGGCGGGGGCTCCCGAAAAGAGCAGGCCTCGGACCGCTCCTCTGACTCCCGCCGGACGTCCCTGGTGGAGCCCGAGGTGACCCCCTCCTCCCCGGCCATGCGCCTGGCTCGCGGGCTGGGCGTCTGGTTCCCTGGCAGCTCCGCGCACCCGGGAATCCTGGTACCCCCGGAGCCCCAGGCCTTAGAACTGCCCTCGCCAGCGACGCCCCTTTCAGAGGCGGCGGCTACGGCCGCGATCCCCACacaacccccgccccccgtggGGCCCCTGCTGCCCGCGCCGTCTAAGTGGCGAAAACCCATGGGCACTCCGGTGCCTCGGGTCCGCGGTCTGCTGGAGGCGAGCCATCGCGGCCAGGGCGATCCTCCGAGCCTCCgtccgctgccgccgccgccccggcaaCTACCTGGAGAGGACCCCAACTCCGTCCCGAGGGCCCCTTCCCCTACTCCGCCACGCTTGGAGCCGCGGAAGCCGCCACCACCGCCACCTTCCGACCGGCAGCACCCGGACCACAGAATCACTCCTGCTCTGGCCACAGGCGCCACACCCCCCGCAGAAAGCCAGGTCGGGTACTGCGGCCAGGGCCAGACGGCCGGCGGAGCCCGCAGGGGGGCCCTTCCCCAAGCGGGCGAGGGCGAGACGGCCCGGCCTGCGGTGTCCGAGTCCGGCCTGAGCCTGCTGTGCAAAGTCACCTTCAAGTCGGGGCCCATGTTGGCCCCTCCGGCAGCCTCGAGTTCCCTGGCGGCAGCCTCGAGTTCCCTGGCGGCCAAAGCCTCGCTGGGGGGCGGCGGAGGACTCTTCGCTGCCGCCCCGGGTTCCATCTCTTACGCTGAGGTCCTGAAGCAGGGGCCCCTGGCTCCCGGGGCCGCGCGACCCTCGGGCGAGGTCCCTCGGGGGACTCAGGAAGCAGAAGGCGGTGATGGAGACGGCGAGGGGTGTTCTGGACCCCCCTCGGCGCCTGTGTCCCACGCCAGGGCCCTACCGCCGCCACCCTACACCACTTTTCCAGGCTCGAAGCCCAAATTTGACTGGGTGAGCCCTCCCGACGTCCCTGAGCGCCACTTCCGCTTCAACGGAGCCGGTGGCGGTGTCGGGGTGCCCCGACGGCGCGCGGCCGCgctctcagggccctggggctccccacCGCCTCCGCCAGGACACACGCACCCAGCCCCCGGGCCCCGGAGGCCCGCACCGGCCCTGCTGGCGCCGCCTATGTTCATCTTCCCGGCGCCCACCAACGGCGAGCAAGAGAGCCCCGGGCCCGGACGCCCACAGGAGttgccgcccccgccgccgcccccgccgccgcccccgccgccgcccgcgccgccgccgacACCGCAGCCGCGGGTGCTCCAGTCCACGCCGCTCCCCGTGGCccgccctcccaccccacacccgGGCCACTCGAAGTCGGCTCtggcccccgccccagctcccactCTGCCCCTTGCCTTGGCTGCCGAccaggcccccgccccggccccggccccggcccccgccccggccccggccatGGCTCCGGCCCCCaccccggctccggccccggccccggcccaggccccggccccggcccaggccccggccccggcccaggccccggccccggctccggcccccgccccggcccccgccccggcccccgccccggcctcggctccggcccccgccccggccccggccgcggccccggcTCCAGCTCCCACCACAGCGGAGCCACCGCTGCCCGCGCCCGCACCCATCAAGGCCCGCACGCGCAGGAGCAAGGGCCCCCGCGCAGCCCGAGGCGCGACCCGTGAGGATGGCGCACCCGGAGACGGTCCTCGCGAACGTACTGCAGCTACCGTGACTGACAGTGGCGATGGAGGGGGTGGTGGCGGCGGGGCTCCTCCAGTGGGGATGGTTAATGCGGGCACCAGGCGCCACTGGCCGCCCTTCCAGGTGCTTAACTCTTGTCCCTGCAAGTGTTACTGCCGCCACCAGCCACGTCATCGCCGTCTACCACGCAACGTGTCTGCCTG GCTGAGCACGCCCACCAACCACCTGAGTGAGCCACCCTGGGTTGCCACCATCAAGCTGGCCGGCTCCCTGGTGGCCGGGCTGGAGCACTACGACTTGCAGGCCACCCATTCCAACTGA
- the SPRED3 gene encoding sprouty-related, EVH1 domain-containing protein 3 isoform X4, which translates to MVQVRAVVMARDDSSGGWLPVGGGGLSQTTLECTLRPGLVYNKVNPIFHHWSLGDCKFGLTFQSPAEADEFQKSLLAALAALGRGSLTPSSSSSSSSPSQDTAETPCPLTSHVDSESSSSHSRQETPPTTAAATIITVESASGFGPATSPQRRRSSAQSYPPLLPFTGIPEPSEPLAGAGGPGWGGRGYEDYRRAGPPAPLALSTCVVRFAKTGALRGAALGPPAALPAPLAEAAPPAPPARPPPGPGPAPAPAKASPEAEEAARCVHCRALFRRRADGRGGRCAEAPDPGRLLVRRLSCLWCAESLLYHCLSDAEGDFSDPCACEPGHPRPAARWAALAALSLAVPCLCCYAPLRACHWVAARCGCAGCGGRHEEAAR; encoded by the exons ATGGTTCAGGTCCGAGCCGTGGTGATGGCCCGAGATGACTCCAGTGGGGGCTGGCTgcctgtggggggcgggggcctcAGCCAG ACCACCTTGGAGTGTACCCTGAGGCCAGGCTTGGTTTACAACAAAGTGAACCCTATTTTTCATCACTGGAGCCTGGGTGACTGCAAGTTTGGACTGACGTTCCAGAGCCCTGCAGAGGCTGATGAGTTCCAGAAGAGCCTGCTGGCCGCACTGGCTGCGCTGGGGCGAG gctcGCTTAcgccctcttcctcctcctcttcctcctccccttcccaggaCACTGCAGAGACTCCCTGCCCTCTGACG TCCCACGTGGACAGCGAGTCCTCCTCCAGTCACAGCCGCCAGGAGACGCCTCCCACCACCGCGGCGGCCACTATCATCACCGTGGAGTCCGCTTCTGGCTTCGGGCCGGCTACGTCCCCCCAGCGCCGCCGCTCCTCCGCGCAG AGCTACCCTCCGCTCCTACCGTTCACGGGGATTCCGGAGCCCTCAGAGCCCCTGGCCGGGGCAGGGGGCCCGGGCTGGGGCGGCCGTGGCTATGAGGATTACCGGCGCGCCGGGCCGCCCGCGCCCCTCGCCCTGTCCACCTGCGTCGTGCGCTTCGCCAAGACCGGCGCGTTGAGGGGCGCAGCGCTGGGGCCCCCCGCCGCGCTACCCGCCCCTCTCGCCGAGGCtgcgcccccagcgccccccgctcgcccacccccgggccccgggcctgCCCCTGCGCCCGCCAAGGCCTCCCCCGAGGCGGAGGAGGCGGCGCGCTGCGTGCACTGCCGGGCGCTCTTCCGCCGCCGGGCCGATGGGCGCGGGGGCCGCTGCGCCGAGGCCCCGGACCCGGGTCGCCTGCTGGTGCGCCGGCTCAGCTGCCTGTGGTGCGCCGAGAGCTTGCTCTACCACTGCCTGTCGGACGCCGAGGGCGACTTCTCGGACCCGTGCGCCTGCGAGCCGGGCcacccgcgccccgccgcgcgctGGGCCGCGCTGGCCGCGCTCTCCCTGGCGGTGCCCTGCCTCTGCTGCTATGCGCCCCTGCGCGCCTGCCACTGGGTCGCGGCGCGGTGCGGCTGCGCAGGCTGCGGGGGGCGCCACGAGGAGGCGGCGCGGTGA
- the SPRED3 gene encoding sprouty-related, EVH1 domain-containing protein 3 isoform X1, which yields MRKKEAMLEEGGHEGAGRYMVQVRAVVMARDDSSGGWLPVGGGGLSQVSVCRVRGARPEGGARQGHYVIHGERLRDQKTTLECTLRPGLVYNKVNPIFHHWSLGDCKFGLTFQSPAEADEFQKSLLAALAALGRGSLTPSSSSSSSSPSQDTAETPCPLTSHVDSESSSSHSRQETPPTTAAATIITVESASGFGPATSPQRRRSSAQSYPPLLPFTGIPEPSEPLAGAGGPGWGGRGYEDYRRAGPPAPLALSTCVVRFAKTGALRGAALGPPAALPAPLAEAAPPAPPARPPPGPGPAPAPAKASPEAEEAARCVHCRALFRRRADGRGGRCAEAPDPGRLLVRRLSCLWCAESLLYHCLSDAEGDFSDPCACEPGHPRPAARWAALAALSLAVPCLCCYAPLRACHWVAARCGCAGCGGRHEEAAR from the exons ATGAGGAAGAAAGAAGCCATGCTGGAAGAAGGTGGGCATGAGGGAGCAGGCAG gtACATGGTTCAGGTCCGAGCCGTGGTGATGGCCCGAGATGACTCCAGTGGGGGCTGGCTgcctgtggggggcgggggcctcAGCCAGGTGAGCGTTTGTCGGGTCCGAGGGGCCAGGCCCGAGGGGGGGGCCCGCCAGGGGCACTACGTCATCCACGGGGAGCGCCTTCGGGACCAGAAA ACCACCTTGGAGTGTACCCTGAGGCCAGGCTTGGTTTACAACAAAGTGAACCCTATTTTTCATCACTGGAGCCTGGGTGACTGCAAGTTTGGACTGACGTTCCAGAGCCCTGCAGAGGCTGATGAGTTCCAGAAGAGCCTGCTGGCCGCACTGGCTGCGCTGGGGCGAG gctcGCTTAcgccctcttcctcctcctcttcctcctccccttcccaggaCACTGCAGAGACTCCCTGCCCTCTGACG TCCCACGTGGACAGCGAGTCCTCCTCCAGTCACAGCCGCCAGGAGACGCCTCCCACCACCGCGGCGGCCACTATCATCACCGTGGAGTCCGCTTCTGGCTTCGGGCCGGCTACGTCCCCCCAGCGCCGCCGCTCCTCCGCGCAG AGCTACCCTCCGCTCCTACCGTTCACGGGGATTCCGGAGCCCTCAGAGCCCCTGGCCGGGGCAGGGGGCCCGGGCTGGGGCGGCCGTGGCTATGAGGATTACCGGCGCGCCGGGCCGCCCGCGCCCCTCGCCCTGTCCACCTGCGTCGTGCGCTTCGCCAAGACCGGCGCGTTGAGGGGCGCAGCGCTGGGGCCCCCCGCCGCGCTACCCGCCCCTCTCGCCGAGGCtgcgcccccagcgccccccgctcgcccacccccgggccccgggcctgCCCCTGCGCCCGCCAAGGCCTCCCCCGAGGCGGAGGAGGCGGCGCGCTGCGTGCACTGCCGGGCGCTCTTCCGCCGCCGGGCCGATGGGCGCGGGGGCCGCTGCGCCGAGGCCCCGGACCCGGGTCGCCTGCTGGTGCGCCGGCTCAGCTGCCTGTGGTGCGCCGAGAGCTTGCTCTACCACTGCCTGTCGGACGCCGAGGGCGACTTCTCGGACCCGTGCGCCTGCGAGCCGGGCcacccgcgccccgccgcgcgctGGGCCGCGCTGGCCGCGCTCTCCCTGGCGGTGCCCTGCCTCTGCTGCTATGCGCCCCTGCGCGCCTGCCACTGGGTCGCGGCGCGGTGCGGCTGCGCAGGCTGCGGGGGGCGCCACGAGGAGGCGGCGCGGTGA
- the GGN gene encoding gametogenetin isoform X2 — protein sequence MGNVQSEPSAGGGSRKEQASDRSSDSRRTSLVEPEVTPSSPAMRLARGLGVWFPGSSAHPGILVPPEPQALELPSPATPLSEAAATAAIPTQPPPPVGPLLPAPSKWRKPMGTPVPRVRGLLEASHRGQGDPPSLRPLPPPPRQLPGEDPNSVPRAPSPTPPRLEPRKPPPPPPSDRQHPDHRITPALATGATPPAESQVGYCGQGQTAGGARRGALPQAGEGETARPAVSESGLSLLCKVTFKSGPMLAPPAASSSLAAASSSLAAKASLGGGGGLFAAAPGSISYAEVLKQGPLAPGAARPSGEVPRGTQEAEGGDGDGEGCSGPPSAPVSHARALPPPPYTTFPGSKPKFDWVSPPDVPERHFRFNGAGGGVGVPRRRAAALSGPWGSPPPPPGHTHPAPGPRRPAPALLAPPMFIFPAPTNGEQESPGPGRPQELPPPPPPPPPPPPPPAPPPTPQPRVLQSTPLPVARPPTPHPGHSKSALAPAPAPTLPLALAADQAPAPAPAPAPAPAPAMAPAPTPAPAPAPAQAPAPAQAPAPAQAPAPAPAPAPAPAPAPAPASAPAPAPAPAAAPAPAPTTAEPPLPAPAPIKARTRRSKGPRAARGATREDGAPGDGPRELLLPPPATSSPSTTQRVCLAEHAHQPPE from the exons ATGGGGAACGTGCAGTCGGAGCCGTCCGCGGGCGGGGGCTCCCGAAAAGAGCAGGCCTCGGACCGCTCCTCTGACTCCCGCCGGACGTCCCTGGTGGAGCCCGAGGTGACCCCCTCCTCCCCGGCCATGCGCCTGGCTCGCGGGCTGGGCGTCTGGTTCCCTGGCAGCTCCGCGCACCCGGGAATCCTGGTACCCCCGGAGCCCCAGGCCTTAGAACTGCCCTCGCCAGCGACGCCCCTTTCAGAGGCGGCGGCTACGGCCGCGATCCCCACacaacccccgccccccgtggGGCCCCTGCTGCCCGCGCCGTCTAAGTGGCGAAAACCCATGGGCACTCCGGTGCCTCGGGTCCGCGGTCTGCTGGAGGCGAGCCATCGCGGCCAGGGCGATCCTCCGAGCCTCCgtccgctgccgccgccgccccggcaaCTACCTGGAGAGGACCCCAACTCCGTCCCGAGGGCCCCTTCCCCTACTCCGCCACGCTTGGAGCCGCGGAAGCCGCCACCACCGCCACCTTCCGACCGGCAGCACCCGGACCACAGAATCACTCCTGCTCTGGCCACAGGCGCCACACCCCCCGCAGAAAGCCAGGTCGGGTACTGCGGCCAGGGCCAGACGGCCGGCGGAGCCCGCAGGGGGGCCCTTCCCCAAGCGGGCGAGGGCGAGACGGCCCGGCCTGCGGTGTCCGAGTCCGGCCTGAGCCTGCTGTGCAAAGTCACCTTCAAGTCGGGGCCCATGTTGGCCCCTCCGGCAGCCTCGAGTTCCCTGGCGGCAGCCTCGAGTTCCCTGGCGGCCAAAGCCTCGCTGGGGGGCGGCGGAGGACTCTTCGCTGCCGCCCCGGGTTCCATCTCTTACGCTGAGGTCCTGAAGCAGGGGCCCCTGGCTCCCGGGGCCGCGCGACCCTCGGGCGAGGTCCCTCGGGGGACTCAGGAAGCAGAAGGCGGTGATGGAGACGGCGAGGGGTGTTCTGGACCCCCCTCGGCGCCTGTGTCCCACGCCAGGGCCCTACCGCCGCCACCCTACACCACTTTTCCAGGCTCGAAGCCCAAATTTGACTGGGTGAGCCCTCCCGACGTCCCTGAGCGCCACTTCCGCTTCAACGGAGCCGGTGGCGGTGTCGGGGTGCCCCGACGGCGCGCGGCCGCgctctcagggccctggggctccccacCGCCTCCGCCAGGACACACGCACCCAGCCCCCGGGCCCCGGAGGCCCGCACCGGCCCTGCTGGCGCCGCCTATGTTCATCTTCCCGGCGCCCACCAACGGCGAGCAAGAGAGCCCCGGGCCCGGACGCCCACAGGAGttgccgcccccgccgccgcccccgccgccgcccccgccgccgcccgcgccgccgccgacACCGCAGCCGCGGGTGCTCCAGTCCACGCCGCTCCCCGTGGCccgccctcccaccccacacccgGGCCACTCGAAGTCGGCTCtggcccccgccccagctcccactCTGCCCCTTGCCTTGGCTGCCGAccaggcccccgccccggccccggccccggcccccgccccggccccggccatGGCTCCGGCCCCCaccccggctccggccccggccccggcccaggccccggccccggcccaggccccggccccggcccaggccccggccccggctccggcccccgccccggcccccgccccggcccccgccccggcctcggctccggcccccgccccggccccggccgcggccccggcTCCAGCTCCCACCACAGCGGAGCCACCGCTGCCCGCGCCCGCACCCATCAAGGCCCGCACGCGCAGGAGCAAGGGCCCCCGCGCAGCCCGAGGCGCGACCCGTGAGGATGGCGCACCCGGAGACGGTCCTCGCGAAC TGTTACTGCCGCCACCAGCCACGTCATCGCCGTCTACCACGCAACGTGTCTGCCTG GCTGAGCACGCCCACCAACCACCTGAGTGA
- the SPRED3 gene encoding sprouty-related, EVH1 domain-containing protein 3 isoform X2, with product MVQVRAVVMARDDSSGGWLPVGGGGLSQVSVCRVRGARPEGGARQGHYVIHGERLRDQKTTLECTLRPGLVYNKVNPIFHHWSLGDCKFGLTFQSPAEADEFQKSLLAALAALGRGSLTPSSSSSSSSPSQDTAETPCPLTSHVDSESSSSHSRQETPPTTAAATIITVESASGFGPATSPQRRRSSAQSYPPLLPFTGIPEPSEPLAGAGGPGWGGRGYEDYRRAGPPAPLALSTCVVRFAKTGALRGAALGPPAALPAPLAEAAPPAPPARPPPGPGPAPAPAKASPEAEEAARCVHCRALFRRRADGRGGRCAEAPDPGRLLVRRLSCLWCAESLLYHCLSDAEGDFSDPCACEPGHPRPAARWAALAALSLAVPCLCCYAPLRACHWVAARCGCAGCGGRHEEAAR from the exons ATGGTTCAGGTCCGAGCCGTGGTGATGGCCCGAGATGACTCCAGTGGGGGCTGGCTgcctgtggggggcgggggcctcAGCCAGGTGAGCGTTTGTCGGGTCCGAGGGGCCAGGCCCGAGGGGGGGGCCCGCCAGGGGCACTACGTCATCCACGGGGAGCGCCTTCGGGACCAGAAA ACCACCTTGGAGTGTACCCTGAGGCCAGGCTTGGTTTACAACAAAGTGAACCCTATTTTTCATCACTGGAGCCTGGGTGACTGCAAGTTTGGACTGACGTTCCAGAGCCCTGCAGAGGCTGATGAGTTCCAGAAGAGCCTGCTGGCCGCACTGGCTGCGCTGGGGCGAG gctcGCTTAcgccctcttcctcctcctcttcctcctccccttcccaggaCACTGCAGAGACTCCCTGCCCTCTGACG TCCCACGTGGACAGCGAGTCCTCCTCCAGTCACAGCCGCCAGGAGACGCCTCCCACCACCGCGGCGGCCACTATCATCACCGTGGAGTCCGCTTCTGGCTTCGGGCCGGCTACGTCCCCCCAGCGCCGCCGCTCCTCCGCGCAG AGCTACCCTCCGCTCCTACCGTTCACGGGGATTCCGGAGCCCTCAGAGCCCCTGGCCGGGGCAGGGGGCCCGGGCTGGGGCGGCCGTGGCTATGAGGATTACCGGCGCGCCGGGCCGCCCGCGCCCCTCGCCCTGTCCACCTGCGTCGTGCGCTTCGCCAAGACCGGCGCGTTGAGGGGCGCAGCGCTGGGGCCCCCCGCCGCGCTACCCGCCCCTCTCGCCGAGGCtgcgcccccagcgccccccgctcgcccacccccgggccccgggcctgCCCCTGCGCCCGCCAAGGCCTCCCCCGAGGCGGAGGAGGCGGCGCGCTGCGTGCACTGCCGGGCGCTCTTCCGCCGCCGGGCCGATGGGCGCGGGGGCCGCTGCGCCGAGGCCCCGGACCCGGGTCGCCTGCTGGTGCGCCGGCTCAGCTGCCTGTGGTGCGCCGAGAGCTTGCTCTACCACTGCCTGTCGGACGCCGAGGGCGACTTCTCGGACCCGTGCGCCTGCGAGCCGGGCcacccgcgccccgccgcgcgctGGGCCGCGCTGGCCGCGCTCTCCCTGGCGGTGCCCTGCCTCTGCTGCTATGCGCCCCTGCGCGCCTGCCACTGGGTCGCGGCGCGGTGCGGCTGCGCAGGCTGCGGGGGGCGCCACGAGGAGGCGGCGCGGTGA
- the SPRED3 gene encoding sprouty-related, EVH1 domain-containing protein 3 isoform X3: protein MRKKEAMLEEGGHEGAGRYMVQVRAVVMARDDSSGGWLPVGGGGLSQTTLECTLRPGLVYNKVNPIFHHWSLGDCKFGLTFQSPAEADEFQKSLLAALAALGRGSLTPSSSSSSSSPSQDTAETPCPLTSHVDSESSSSHSRQETPPTTAAATIITVESASGFGPATSPQRRRSSAQSYPPLLPFTGIPEPSEPLAGAGGPGWGGRGYEDYRRAGPPAPLALSTCVVRFAKTGALRGAALGPPAALPAPLAEAAPPAPPARPPPGPGPAPAPAKASPEAEEAARCVHCRALFRRRADGRGGRCAEAPDPGRLLVRRLSCLWCAESLLYHCLSDAEGDFSDPCACEPGHPRPAARWAALAALSLAVPCLCCYAPLRACHWVAARCGCAGCGGRHEEAAR from the exons ATGAGGAAGAAAGAAGCCATGCTGGAAGAAGGTGGGCATGAGGGAGCAGGCAG gtACATGGTTCAGGTCCGAGCCGTGGTGATGGCCCGAGATGACTCCAGTGGGGGCTGGCTgcctgtggggggcgggggcctcAGCCAG ACCACCTTGGAGTGTACCCTGAGGCCAGGCTTGGTTTACAACAAAGTGAACCCTATTTTTCATCACTGGAGCCTGGGTGACTGCAAGTTTGGACTGACGTTCCAGAGCCCTGCAGAGGCTGATGAGTTCCAGAAGAGCCTGCTGGCCGCACTGGCTGCGCTGGGGCGAG gctcGCTTAcgccctcttcctcctcctcttcctcctccccttcccaggaCACTGCAGAGACTCCCTGCCCTCTGACG TCCCACGTGGACAGCGAGTCCTCCTCCAGTCACAGCCGCCAGGAGACGCCTCCCACCACCGCGGCGGCCACTATCATCACCGTGGAGTCCGCTTCTGGCTTCGGGCCGGCTACGTCCCCCCAGCGCCGCCGCTCCTCCGCGCAG AGCTACCCTCCGCTCCTACCGTTCACGGGGATTCCGGAGCCCTCAGAGCCCCTGGCCGGGGCAGGGGGCCCGGGCTGGGGCGGCCGTGGCTATGAGGATTACCGGCGCGCCGGGCCGCCCGCGCCCCTCGCCCTGTCCACCTGCGTCGTGCGCTTCGCCAAGACCGGCGCGTTGAGGGGCGCAGCGCTGGGGCCCCCCGCCGCGCTACCCGCCCCTCTCGCCGAGGCtgcgcccccagcgccccccgctcgcccacccccgggccccgggcctgCCCCTGCGCCCGCCAAGGCCTCCCCCGAGGCGGAGGAGGCGGCGCGCTGCGTGCACTGCCGGGCGCTCTTCCGCCGCCGGGCCGATGGGCGCGGGGGCCGCTGCGCCGAGGCCCCGGACCCGGGTCGCCTGCTGGTGCGCCGGCTCAGCTGCCTGTGGTGCGCCGAGAGCTTGCTCTACCACTGCCTGTCGGACGCCGAGGGCGACTTCTCGGACCCGTGCGCCTGCGAGCCGGGCcacccgcgccccgccgcgcgctGGGCCGCGCTGGCCGCGCTCTCCCTGGCGGTGCCCTGCCTCTGCTGCTATGCGCCCCTGCGCGCCTGCCACTGGGTCGCGGCGCGGTGCGGCTGCGCAGGCTGCGGGGGGCGCCACGAGGAGGCGGCGCGGTGA
- the SPRED3 gene encoding sprouty-related, EVH1 domain-containing protein 3 isoform X5 → MSSRRACWPHWLRWGEDTAETPCPLTSHVDSESSSSHSRQETPPTTAAATIITVESASGFGPATSPQRRRSSAQSYPPLLPFTGIPEPSEPLAGAGGPGWGGRGYEDYRRAGPPAPLALSTCVVRFAKTGALRGAALGPPAALPAPLAEAAPPAPPARPPPGPGPAPAPAKASPEAEEAARCVHCRALFRRRADGRGGRCAEAPDPGRLLVRRLSCLWCAESLLYHCLSDAEGDFSDPCACEPGHPRPAARWAALAALSLAVPCLCCYAPLRACHWVAARCGCAGCGGRHEEAAR, encoded by the exons ATGAGTTCCAGAAGAGCCTGCTGGCCGCACTGGCTGCGCTGGGGCGAG gaCACTGCAGAGACTCCCTGCCCTCTGACG TCCCACGTGGACAGCGAGTCCTCCTCCAGTCACAGCCGCCAGGAGACGCCTCCCACCACCGCGGCGGCCACTATCATCACCGTGGAGTCCGCTTCTGGCTTCGGGCCGGCTACGTCCCCCCAGCGCCGCCGCTCCTCCGCGCAG AGCTACCCTCCGCTCCTACCGTTCACGGGGATTCCGGAGCCCTCAGAGCCCCTGGCCGGGGCAGGGGGCCCGGGCTGGGGCGGCCGTGGCTATGAGGATTACCGGCGCGCCGGGCCGCCCGCGCCCCTCGCCCTGTCCACCTGCGTCGTGCGCTTCGCCAAGACCGGCGCGTTGAGGGGCGCAGCGCTGGGGCCCCCCGCCGCGCTACCCGCCCCTCTCGCCGAGGCtgcgcccccagcgccccccgctcgcccacccccgggccccgggcctgCCCCTGCGCCCGCCAAGGCCTCCCCCGAGGCGGAGGAGGCGGCGCGCTGCGTGCACTGCCGGGCGCTCTTCCGCCGCCGGGCCGATGGGCGCGGGGGCCGCTGCGCCGAGGCCCCGGACCCGGGTCGCCTGCTGGTGCGCCGGCTCAGCTGCCTGTGGTGCGCCGAGAGCTTGCTCTACCACTGCCTGTCGGACGCCGAGGGCGACTTCTCGGACCCGTGCGCCTGCGAGCCGGGCcacccgcgccccgccgcgcgctGGGCCGCGCTGGCCGCGCTCTCCCTGGCGGTGCCCTGCCTCTGCTGCTATGCGCCCCTGCGCGCCTGCCACTGGGTCGCGGCGCGGTGCGGCTGCGCAGGCTGCGGGGGGCGCCACGAGGAGGCGGCGCGGTGA